A stretch of the Mesorhizobium sp. Pch-S genome encodes the following:
- a CDS encoding amino acid ABC transporter permease, translating into MFSYTFHWNQAFRALPQMLDGALVTLEIALLSMAIGLALAIALTVFRLADNRILSGIATAWVEVARNTPALFQIYMAHFGLGNFGIHLSPFTALLAGIAFNNAGYLAENFRGALKAIPDTQARAGRSLGMSPLQAFRYIVLPQMLRVAFLPATNQMVWAILMTSLGVTVGMSSDLAGVTQELNARSFRTFEFFALAAVIYYLIAKAVTLAARLLAARLFRY; encoded by the coding sequence ATGTTCAGCTACACCTTCCACTGGAACCAGGCGTTCAGGGCATTGCCGCAAATGCTCGACGGTGCGCTGGTCACCCTGGAAATTGCGCTTCTGTCGATGGCGATCGGGCTTGCGCTGGCCATCGCGCTCACCGTCTTCCGGCTCGCGGACAACCGTATCCTTTCCGGGATCGCCACCGCCTGGGTGGAAGTGGCGCGCAACACGCCGGCACTGTTCCAGATCTACATGGCGCATTTCGGCCTCGGCAATTTCGGTATCCACCTCAGTCCTTTCACGGCGCTTCTCGCCGGCATCGCTTTCAACAATGCCGGTTACCTGGCCGAGAATTTCCGCGGTGCGCTCAAGGCCATTCCCGATACGCAGGCACGCGCTGGCCGCTCGCTGGGGATGAGCCCGCTGCAGGCTTTCCGCTACATCGTGCTGCCACAGATGCTGCGCGTTGCCTTTCTGCCAGCCACCAACCAGATGGTCTGGGCGATCCTGATGACGTCGCTCGGCGTGACCGTCGGCATGAGCTCCGATCTCGCTGGTGTGACGCAGGAACTCAACGCCCGTTCGTTCCGCACCTTCGAATTCTTCGCGCTTGCAGCGGTGATCTACTACCTCATCGCCAAGGCGGTCACGCTGGCTGCTCGCCTGCTTGCCGCGCGCTTGTTCCGGTATTGA
- a CDS encoding 4-hydroxyproline epimerase has product MATHTFSCIDGHTCGNPVRLVSGGGPRLEGANMLEKRAHFLREFDWIRTGLMFEPRGHDMMSGSILYPPTRPDCDVAVLFIETSGCLPMCGHGTIGTITMGIENGLITPREPGKLSIDAPAGKVDITYRQEGRFVEEVRLTNVPGFLYAEGLTAEVEGLGEIVVDVAYGGNFYAIVEPQKNFRDMADHTAGELVGWSPKLRAALNAKYEFVHPLHPEIKGLSHIQWTGKPTQDGAHARNAVFYGEKAIDRSPCGTGTSARMAQLAAKGKLKVGDEFVHESIIGSLFNGRVEAATKVADRDAIIPSIAGWARMTGINTIFIDDRDPFAHGFVVK; this is encoded by the coding sequence ATGGCAACCCATACCTTCTCCTGTATCGACGGACACACCTGCGGAAATCCGGTTCGCCTCGTTTCGGGCGGCGGGCCGCGCCTTGAAGGCGCGAACATGCTGGAAAAGCGTGCGCACTTCCTGCGCGAGTTCGACTGGATCCGCACCGGGCTGATGTTCGAGCCGCGCGGGCACGACATGATGTCGGGCTCGATCCTTTATCCGCCGACGCGGCCCGACTGCGACGTTGCGGTGCTGTTCATTGAAACGTCCGGCTGCCTGCCGATGTGTGGCCACGGCACGATCGGCACCATCACTATGGGCATCGAGAACGGCCTGATCACGCCGCGCGAACCGGGCAAGCTTTCCATCGATGCGCCTGCCGGAAAGGTCGACATCACCTATCGCCAGGAAGGCCGTTTCGTGGAGGAGGTCCGCCTCACCAACGTTCCTGGCTTCCTCTACGCCGAGGGTCTGACGGCTGAGGTCGAAGGGTTGGGCGAAATCGTTGTCGACGTCGCCTATGGCGGCAATTTCTACGCCATCGTCGAACCGCAGAAGAATTTCCGCGACATGGCCGACCACACCGCCGGCGAGCTTGTCGGCTGGTCGCCAAAGCTGCGCGCCGCACTCAATGCGAAATACGAATTCGTCCATCCGCTGCATCCGGAGATCAAGGGCCTCAGCCACATCCAGTGGACCGGCAAGCCCACCCAGGATGGCGCACATGCGCGCAACGCCGTGTTCTATGGCGAGAAGGCGATCGACCGTTCGCCCTGCGGCACCGGCACTTCCGCCCGCATGGCGCAGCTTGCCGCCAAGGGCAAGCTGAAGGTCGGCGACGAGTTCGTGCATGAATCGATCATCGGTTCGCTGTTCAACGGCCGGGTCGAAGCGGCCACGAAGGTCGCGGATCGTGATGCGATCATTCCTTCGATCGCAGGCTGGGCACGCATGACCGGCATCAACACCATTTTCATCGACGACCGGGATCCTTTCGCGCACGGGTTCGTCGTCAAGTGA
- a CDS encoding FAD-binding oxidoreductase — MEKQVDVIVIGAGVVGLSAAIAAQGRGLNVTVLDREGPAAGASAGNAGAFAFTDILPLASPGILKKAPKWLLDPLGPLSVPPAYAVQIAPWMFRFWRACSPRRVAHSTTAQTALMDLSKAELEPFLKQTGTLPMLRKEGNLQVYEGEAEFKASLPGWAAREQHGIEFLHLSKVEIEEVQPGLAPRFTHGTFTPGWYSIADPRLYTLALAEHFRNAGGTIERVEVAALRPAEDAVEVVAADGGMRRARKVVLSAGAFSHRIAATVGEIIPLETERGYNTTLPQDAFDLRTQVTFGGHGFVVTRLSTGIRVGGAVELGGLKLPPNFRRSEAMLKKAQAFLPGLKPRGGVQWMGFRPSLPDSLPAIGTARATPHIIHAFGHGHLGLTQSAGTARIVADLLTGQRPAIDTTSFSPQRF, encoded by the coding sequence ATGGAAAAGCAGGTCGACGTCATCGTCATCGGGGCAGGGGTCGTCGGGCTCTCGGCGGCGATCGCCGCTCAGGGGCGCGGGCTGAATGTCACGGTGCTGGACCGCGAGGGACCGGCCGCCGGTGCGTCCGCAGGCAATGCAGGCGCATTCGCCTTCACGGACATCCTGCCACTTGCCTCACCTGGCATCCTGAAGAAAGCACCGAAATGGCTGCTTGATCCGCTCGGGCCGTTGTCGGTGCCGCCGGCCTACGCCGTGCAGATCGCGCCCTGGATGTTTCGCTTCTGGCGCGCCTGTTCGCCCAGGCGTGTGGCTCACTCCACCACGGCCCAGACCGCGCTGATGGACCTGTCCAAGGCCGAGCTTGAGCCTTTCCTGAAGCAGACAGGCACGCTGCCCATGCTGCGCAAGGAAGGCAATCTCCAGGTCTATGAGGGCGAGGCGGAGTTCAAGGCTTCGCTGCCAGGCTGGGCTGCGCGGGAACAACATGGCATCGAGTTCCTCCACCTTAGCAAGGTCGAGATCGAGGAGGTCCAGCCTGGCCTGGCGCCACGCTTCACCCACGGCACTTTCACACCCGGCTGGTATTCCATCGCCGATCCCCGGCTGTATACGCTTGCGCTTGCCGAGCACTTCCGCAACGCGGGCGGCACCATCGAGCGCGTCGAAGTCGCCGCACTGCGTCCGGCTGAGGACGCCGTCGAGGTCGTTGCCGCGGATGGCGGCATGCGCCGAGCCCGCAAGGTCGTGCTTTCTGCTGGCGCGTTTTCGCACCGCATCGCCGCCACCGTCGGCGAGATCATCCCGCTCGAAACCGAACGCGGCTACAACACCACTCTGCCGCAGGACGCCTTCGACCTGCGCACGCAGGTGACTTTCGGCGGTCACGGTTTCGTCGTCACCCGCCTGTCCACAGGCATTCGTGTCGGCGGAGCGGTGGAGCTCGGCGGTCTGAAACTGCCGCCGAATTTCCGCCGCTCCGAAGCCATGCTGAAGAAGGCACAGGCGTTTCTGCCCGGCCTCAAGCCGCGTGGTGGGGTGCAATGGATGGGCTTTCGGCCATCCTTGCCGGACAGCTTGCCAGCGATCGGCACCGCCAGGGCAACGCCGCATATCATTCACGCCTTCGGTCACGGCCATCTCGGCTTGACGCAGTCGGCGGGGACGGCGCGTATCGTTGCTGATCTCTTGACCGGGCAACGGCCCGCCATCGACACTACATCCTTCTCGCCGCAACGCTTTTGA
- the dgoD gene encoding galactonate dehydratase produces the protein MKITSLTTYIVPPRWLFLKIETDAGVTGWGEPIVEGKARTVEAAVKELGDYLVGKDPRLIEDHWTVMHRGGFYRGGSIMMSAIAGIDQALWDIKGKALGVPIHELLGGKLRDRIKVYSWIGGDRPDEVAQGARDVVANGFMALKMNGTEELQIVDSHDKIDAAVERVARVREAVGPNIGIAVDFHGRVHRPMARVLVKELEPYRLMFIEEPVLSEHREALREIAALGSTPIALGERLYSRWDFKSVFEEGVVDIIQPDLSHAGGITECRKIAAMAEAYDVAVAPHCPLGPIALAACLQLDAVSYNAFIQEQSLGIHYNASNDLLDYAVNKDVFRYEDGFVAIPDGPGLGVNVDEAYVIERAKEGHDWHNPIWRHQDGSFAEW, from the coding sequence ATGAAGATCACATCGCTCACCACTTATATCGTTCCGCCGCGCTGGCTGTTCCTGAAGATCGAGACGGATGCCGGCGTGACCGGTTGGGGTGAACCCATCGTCGAGGGCAAGGCTCGTACGGTCGAAGCAGCCGTGAAGGAGTTGGGCGACTACCTCGTCGGCAAGGATCCGCGTCTGATCGAAGATCACTGGACGGTCATGCATCGCGGCGGTTTCTATCGTGGCGGATCGATCATGATGAGCGCGATCGCGGGCATCGACCAGGCGTTGTGGGACATCAAGGGCAAGGCGCTGGGTGTACCGATCCATGAGCTGCTGGGCGGCAAGCTGCGCGACCGGATCAAGGTGTATTCATGGATCGGTGGCGACCGCCCCGACGAGGTGGCTCAGGGGGCAAGAGACGTCGTCGCCAACGGTTTCATGGCCTTGAAGATGAACGGCACCGAAGAGCTGCAGATTGTCGACAGCCATGACAAGATCGACGCTGCGGTAGAACGTGTCGCCAGGGTTCGCGAGGCGGTCGGGCCAAACATCGGAATTGCCGTCGATTTCCATGGCAGGGTCCATCGACCGATGGCCCGGGTCCTGGTGAAAGAGCTCGAGCCTTACCGGCTCATGTTCATCGAGGAACCTGTGCTGTCGGAACATCGTGAAGCGCTGAGGGAGATCGCCGCACTCGGCTCCACGCCGATCGCGCTCGGCGAGCGTCTCTACAGCCGCTGGGACTTCAAGTCGGTCTTCGAGGAAGGCGTTGTCGACATAATCCAGCCTGATCTCTCGCATGCCGGCGGCATCACGGAGTGCCGCAAGATCGCCGCCATGGCGGAGGCCTACGATGTGGCTGTGGCGCCTCACTGCCCGCTGGGCCCGATCGCTCTGGCGGCTTGTCTGCAACTCGACGCTGTCAGCTACAACGCCTTTATCCAGGAGCAGAGCCTGGGCATTCACTACAACGCCTCCAATGACCTGCTCGACTATGCCGTGAACAAGGATGTCTTCCGCTATGAAGACGGCTTCGTTGCAATTCCCGACGGACCTGGTCTCGGCGTCAATGTCGATGAAGCCTACGTCATCGAACGGGCGAAAGAAGGACACGACTGGCACAACCCGATATGGCGCCACCAGGACGGCTCGTTCGCCGAATGGTGA
- a CDS encoding Xaa-Pro peptidase family protein, with translation MSLAVRPASISDTERLERLRKLREQMDINRVSAVLLGASESLRYFTGLVWHQSERLLGALVTPTALIYIVPAFERSRVETLPHLAGDIATWDEEESPAALVASLAGIKGHIVLDDALPLFIYHALARSLGVERLVDGAHLIRQLRLYKSASEIELIKYAMGLTLEVHKRAHAIMKPGIRASEVARYIDEQHKTLGATGGSTFCIVSFGPATSLPHGADGDQILEKGQAILVDTGARIDGYHSDLTRSYVIDEPEPLYSRMWQAEREAQQAVFEAAQLGTPCYRLDDAARAVLSRHGLGPDYRLPGLPHRAGHGLGLEIHEEPYIVRGNETPLRSGMCFSNEPMIVVPERFGIRLEDHIHMTEDGPRWFTRPAKSPTEPFG, from the coding sequence ATGTCTCTCGCCGTCCGCCCTGCCTCGATCTCCGACACCGAACGGCTTGAGCGCCTGCGGAAGTTGCGGGAGCAAATGGATATCAACCGCGTATCGGCTGTCCTGCTCGGAGCCAGCGAAAGCCTTCGCTATTTCACCGGTCTTGTCTGGCACCAGAGCGAGCGATTGCTTGGTGCGCTGGTGACGCCGACCGCGCTCATCTACATCGTTCCAGCCTTCGAGCGCAGCCGGGTCGAAACACTGCCGCATCTGGCTGGAGACATCGCGACCTGGGACGAAGAGGAAAGCCCGGCTGCACTGGTTGCTTCGCTTGCCGGGATCAAGGGGCACATCGTGCTCGACGATGCCTTGCCGCTCTTCATCTATCATGCCCTGGCCAGAAGCCTGGGCGTCGAACGCCTTGTCGATGGAGCGCATTTGATACGCCAACTGCGGCTTTACAAATCGGCGTCGGAAATCGAGCTGATAAAATATGCCATGGGATTGACGCTTGAGGTGCACAAGCGGGCTCATGCAATCATGAAGCCGGGAATCCGTGCCTCCGAGGTCGCCCGCTATATCGATGAACAGCACAAGACACTGGGCGCCACCGGCGGTTCCACGTTCTGCATTGTTTCATTCGGCCCAGCCACTTCGCTTCCCCATGGCGCCGATGGTGACCAGATCCTCGAGAAGGGCCAGGCGATCCTCGTCGATACGGGGGCGCGTATCGACGGCTACCATTCCGACCTGACCCGCAGCTATGTGATCGACGAACCCGAGCCCCTTTATTCGCGTATGTGGCAAGCCGAACGCGAGGCACAGCAGGCGGTATTCGAGGCCGCTCAGCTTGGCACGCCCTGCTACCGTCTCGACGACGCGGCGCGGGCAGTGCTGTCGCGCCACGGCCTCGGCCCGGATTACCGGCTGCCTGGTCTTCCTCATAGGGCCGGGCACGGTCTGGGGCTTGAGATCCACGAGGAGCCCTACATCGTTCGTGGCAACGAAACACCGCTTCGTTCAGGCATGTGTTTTTCCAACGAGCCCATGATCGTTGTGCCCGAGCGCTTTGGAATCCGGCTGGAGGACCATATCCACATGACCGAGGACGGGCCTCGATGGTTTACGAGGCCTGCGAAAAGTCCGACCGAGCCGTTCGGGTGA
- a CDS encoding aconitase X produces MNERALARSVLGGAAQGAVIATQEALSFWGGVDPTTACVIDVHHPLHGVCLTGAILMMPSSRGSCTGSGVLLDLVLNGRAPAALIFSEAEDVLTLGALIASELFGKSLPVLRLAPQAFAALASAKAARISDTAIDADGLSLSVSPPANGALELADADRAMLGGQGGIAVQQAMRIICAMAVQQGARSLVDVTQAHIDGCIYASPANLTFAEKMAELGARVRVPTTMNAISVDRANWQTQGVAHDFGDPAARLADAYVRMGCRPTFTCSPYLLDSAPKSGEAVAWAESNAVIFANSVLGARTAKHPDFLDLCIALTGRAPLSGVYLDEHRKARRIIDVEVPSGVDDAFWPLVGYLAGHAAPDRIPLLRGLGTARPSRDDLKALCAAFGTTSAAPMLHVEGVTPEADGASAADADHAVITRADLAAAWKNLNAGPEEVELVAIGSPHASLEECRALAAVLDGRTRHPDAAVIVTAGNAVIADARTDGTLARLEQSGVQVVPDLCWCSISEPVFPTRTRAVMTNSGKYAHYGPGLSGRAVRLGSLADCVTAALTGRVPERLPAWLS; encoded by the coding sequence GTGAACGAGCGCGCTCTCGCCCGGTCGGTCCTTGGCGGTGCAGCGCAAGGGGCCGTCATCGCGACACAGGAAGCCCTGAGTTTTTGGGGTGGCGTCGACCCAACTACGGCGTGTGTGATCGACGTTCACCATCCGCTGCACGGAGTTTGCCTGACCGGCGCTATCCTGATGATGCCGTCGAGCCGGGGTTCCTGCACCGGATCTGGCGTGTTGCTGGATCTCGTGCTGAACGGGCGCGCGCCGGCAGCGCTCATCTTTTCGGAAGCCGAGGATGTGCTGACCCTCGGGGCGCTGATCGCTTCGGAACTGTTCGGCAAGTCGCTGCCGGTGCTGCGACTGGCGCCGCAGGCCTTTGCCGCGCTGGCGAGCGCCAAGGCCGCGCGGATAAGCGATACAGCCATCGACGCTGACGGTTTGAGCCTGTCGGTGAGCCCGCCGGCCAACGGCGCGCTCGAGCTTGCCGATGCGGATCGCGCCATGCTCGGGGGGCAGGGTGGCATTGCCGTCCAACAGGCAATGCGCATCATCTGCGCCATGGCTGTCCAGCAAGGCGCGCGCAGCCTGGTGGACGTGACGCAGGCGCATATCGACGGCTGTATCTATGCCAGTCCCGCCAACCTGACCTTCGCCGAGAAGATGGCGGAGCTTGGTGCGCGGGTTCGGGTTCCAACGACGATGAATGCCATCTCGGTGGATCGCGCCAACTGGCAGACCCAGGGCGTCGCCCACGATTTCGGCGATCCCGCAGCACGGCTTGCCGATGCTTATGTGCGCATGGGCTGCAGGCCGACATTCACCTGTTCGCCTTATCTGCTCGACAGCGCGCCGAAGAGTGGCGAGGCCGTCGCGTGGGCGGAGTCCAATGCGGTGATCTTCGCCAATTCCGTGCTCGGTGCCCGCACCGCAAAGCATCCCGATTTCCTCGATCTGTGCATCGCCCTGACCGGTCGTGCCCCGCTTTCCGGCGTCTATCTCGACGAACACCGCAAGGCGCGACGTATCATCGACGTGGAGGTCCCAAGTGGCGTCGATGATGCGTTCTGGCCGCTGGTCGGCTATCTCGCCGGCCACGCCGCACCGGACCGCATTCCGCTGCTGCGCGGGCTTGGCACGGCCAGACCCTCGCGCGACGATCTCAAGGCGCTCTGTGCGGCATTCGGCACGACCTCAGCGGCGCCAATGCTGCATGTCGAAGGGGTGACACCCGAAGCTGACGGCGCCAGCGCAGCCGACGCCGACCATGCCGTCATCACACGTGCCGACCTCGCCGCAGCGTGGAAAAATCTCAATGCGGGACCGGAAGAGGTCGAACTCGTCGCCATCGGCAGTCCACATGCATCGCTTGAGGAATGCCGCGCGTTGGCGGCCGTGCTCGATGGGCGCACACGCCATCCGGATGCGGCGGTCATCGTTACCGCCGGCAACGCGGTCATCGCCGATGCCCGCACCGATGGCACGCTGGCGCGGCTTGAACAAAGCGGCGTGCAGGTGGTGCCGGACCTTTGCTGGTGTTCGATTTCAGAGCCCGTGTTCCCGACGCGCACGCGCGCCGTGATGACCAATTCCGGCAAATACGCCCATTACGGACCTGGCCTGTCCGGCCGTGCCGTACGTCTCGGCAGCCTTGCCGATTGCGTGACCGCGGCACTTACCGGGCGCGTGCCTGAGCGCCTGCCCGCCTGGCTTTCCTGA
- a CDS encoding amino acid ABC transporter ATP-binding protein: protein MIEIENVHKSFGTLEVLKGIDLTVRKGEVVTVIGGSGSGKSTLLTCINGLETIASGRVVIDGTDVHAKSTDLNKLRQKVGIVFQQWNAFPHLTVLENVMLAPRKVLGLSKEKAEEIAVKQLTHVGLAEKLSVYPNRMSGGQQQRMAIARALAMSPTYMLFDEVTSALDPMLVGEVLDTLRMLASEGMTMICVTHEMKFAREVSDRVAFFHQGIMAEIAPPEQLFDAPQHAETKKFLAATH from the coding sequence ATGATTGAGATCGAAAACGTCCATAAATCCTTCGGCACGCTGGAGGTTCTGAAAGGCATCGACCTGACTGTCCGCAAAGGTGAGGTCGTCACCGTCATCGGCGGCTCCGGTTCAGGCAAGTCGACGCTGCTCACCTGCATCAACGGGCTCGAGACGATTGCGTCGGGCAGGGTGGTCATCGATGGCACCGATGTCCACGCCAAGAGCACCGACCTCAACAAGCTCCGGCAAAAAGTGGGCATCGTCTTCCAGCAATGGAATGCGTTCCCGCACCTGACAGTGCTGGAAAACGTCATGCTGGCGCCGCGGAAGGTGCTTGGCCTGTCGAAGGAAAAGGCAGAGGAAATCGCGGTGAAGCAGTTGACCCATGTCGGTCTCGCCGAGAAGCTTTCGGTCTACCCGAACCGTATGTCGGGCGGCCAGCAGCAGCGTATGGCGATTGCACGTGCGCTCGCCATGTCTCCCACATATATGCTGTTCGACGAAGTGACTTCCGCACTCGATCCCATGCTGGTGGGCGAGGTACTGGATACGCTCAGGATGCTCGCTTCCGAAGGCATGACGATGATTTGCGTGACCCATGAGATGAAGTTCGCCCGCGAAGTCTCCGATCGCGTCGCCTTCTTCCATCAAGGCATCATGGCTGAAATCGCGCCGCCGGAGCAGCTCTTCGACGCGCCGCAGCATGCCGAAACAAAGAAGTTCCTTGCGGCAACGCATTGA
- a CDS encoding FadR/GntR family transcriptional regulator: MMDITAAIASGIFSGRYIPGGTLPTENDLGVEYGVSRTVIREALKVLAAKGLVVTRPRIGTVVCEADNWNIIDPQVLAWHAPHALDDTLFDAILETRRAIEPLVACLAATRATLREIADLEAAWQGMADAGDDLIRFAQSDILFHRILYGACHNPVFRQIGGMIDAALTFALETTATISSDRRTEAVHAHREVVEALRIRDGEAARRAADRILDLAARDLASAKQRGRDGQP; this comes from the coding sequence ATGATGGACATCACGGCCGCAATTGCGTCGGGCATCTTCTCGGGTCGCTACATACCGGGCGGAACGCTGCCGACCGAGAACGACCTTGGTGTCGAATATGGTGTCAGCCGGACCGTCATTCGTGAGGCGCTGAAGGTCCTTGCAGCCAAGGGCCTTGTCGTCACGCGTCCGCGGATCGGCACGGTGGTGTGCGAGGCCGACAACTGGAACATCATCGACCCGCAAGTGCTCGCCTGGCACGCCCCGCATGCCCTGGATGACACCCTCTTTGATGCTATCCTGGAAACCCGCCGTGCCATCGAGCCACTCGTTGCCTGCCTTGCCGCGACGCGAGCCACGCTGCGCGAAATCGCCGATCTCGAAGCGGCATGGCAAGGCATGGCCGATGCCGGCGATGATCTGATCAGGTTCGCCCAGTCCGACATCCTATTCCATCGGATCCTGTATGGCGCATGCCACAACCCGGTTTTCCGCCAGATCGGCGGCATGATCGACGCCGCCCTCACCTTTGCGCTGGAGACAACTGCGACCATCTCGAGCGACCGGCGCACCGAAGCCGTCCATGCCCACCGGGAAGTGGTTGAAGCCCTTCGCATACGCGACGGTGAGGCCGCTCGGCGGGCAGCGGACCGCATTCTCGATCTGGCGGCCAGGGATCTGGCCAGTGCGAAGCAACGTGGAAGAGACGGACAGCCATGA
- a CDS encoding proline racemase family protein, translated as MRSTKTIHVISAHAEGEVGDVIVGGVTPPPGDTIWEQSRWIARDNILRNFVLNEPRGGVFRHVNLLVPPKHPEADAAFIIMEPEDTPPMSGSNSICVSTVLLDSGILPMREPVTEITLEAPGGLVRVRAECRNGKAERIFVRNLPSFADRLDAKLEVEGLGTLTVDTAYGGDSFVIVDAAAMGFALKPDETLDIARLGVRITNAANAALGFNHPENPAWKHFSFCLFAGAVERTAEGLRAGAAVAIQPGKVDRSPTGTALSARMAVLHARGQMGLEDRLTAVSVIGSTFTGRIVGTTTVGGRPAVLPEISGRAWITGTHQHMLDPDDPWPEGYRLADTWPKKG; from the coding sequence ATGCGTAGCACGAAAACCATCCACGTGATTTCGGCGCATGCCGAAGGCGAGGTGGGCGATGTCATCGTCGGCGGGGTCACACCGCCGCCCGGCGACACCATCTGGGAGCAGAGCCGCTGGATCGCCCGCGATAACATCTTGCGCAATTTTGTGCTGAACGAGCCGCGCGGCGGCGTGTTCCGGCACGTCAATCTGCTGGTGCCGCCGAAACATCCCGAGGCGGATGCGGCTTTCATCATCATGGAACCGGAAGACACGCCGCCCATGTCGGGCTCCAACTCGATCTGCGTTTCGACCGTGCTTTTGGACAGCGGCATCCTGCCGATGCGGGAGCCGGTGACCGAGATCACGCTGGAGGCGCCAGGTGGCCTAGTGCGTGTGCGGGCGGAGTGCCGAAATGGCAAGGCCGAGCGCATCTTCGTGCGCAACCTGCCGAGTTTTGCCGACCGCCTGGATGCCAAGCTCGAGGTTGAGGGGCTCGGCACGCTCACCGTCGACACTGCCTATGGTGGCGACTCGTTCGTCATCGTCGATGCGGCGGCGATGGGCTTTGCCCTCAAGCCGGACGAAACGCTCGATATCGCGCGGCTCGGCGTGCGCATCACCAACGCGGCCAACGCCGCTCTCGGTTTTAACCATCCGGAAAATCCGGCCTGGAAACACTTCTCGTTCTGCCTGTTCGCGGGTGCCGTCGAGCGCACGGCTGAAGGTTTGCGCGCCGGTGCCGCGGTGGCGATCCAGCCCGGCAAGGTTGACCGCTCTCCGACCGGGACTGCCTTGTCGGCGCGTATGGCCGTGCTGCATGCGCGCGGACAGATGGGGCTGGAAGATCGTTTGACTGCCGTTTCGGTCATCGGTTCGACCTTTACGGGCCGCATCGTCGGTACCACGACCGTGGGTGGGCGTCCGGCGGTGTTGCCGGAAATCTCGGGCCGCGCCTGGATCACCGGCACGCATCAGCACATGCTCGATCCCGACGATCCATGGCCTGAAGGCTACAGGCTCGCTGACACCTGGCCGAAGAAGGGCTAG
- a CDS encoding amino acid ABC transporter permease yields the protein MFSTALTWSDLAFLAQGAGMTLAVTAVSVAAGTVLGILFGVIRFQFGPYWSAPLTFALDIFRSVPLLIQLVLGNALQSIAKLGWPPFTTSCVVLSLYTAAYCTEIVRGGIDAVPVNTRRAARSLGMTWWQDMRYIVAPLATRVSLPSWIGLTLGVMKDSALVLWLGLIELLRASQILVTRLQEPLFILLLCGAIYFVISLPIARFGRYLEERWSPND from the coding sequence ATGTTCAGCACAGCTCTCACCTGGAGTGATCTCGCTTTCCTGGCCCAGGGCGCCGGCATGACGCTTGCTGTGACGGCGGTTTCGGTCGCCGCCGGCACTGTGCTCGGCATCCTGTTTGGCGTCATCCGTTTCCAGTTCGGACCTTACTGGTCGGCGCCGCTCACCTTTGCGCTGGATATTTTCCGGTCGGTACCGCTGCTCATCCAGCTGGTGCTGGGCAACGCCTTGCAGTCGATCGCGAAACTGGGCTGGCCGCCCTTCACCACGTCTTGCGTGGTGCTGTCACTCTATACCGCAGCCTACTGCACCGAGATCGTTCGCGGCGGGATCGACGCAGTGCCGGTCAACACGCGGCGCGCGGCGCGCTCGCTCGGCATGACCTGGTGGCAGGACATGCGCTACATCGTGGCGCCGCTCGCCACGCGTGTATCGTTGCCGTCGTGGATCGGCCTGACGCTCGGCGTCATGAAGGATTCCGCGCTCGTGCTCTGGCTCGGTCTCATCGAACTGCTGCGCGCCTCGCAGATCCTTGTCACCCGCCTGCAGGAGCCGCTGTTCATCCTGCTCCTGTGCGGCGCCATCTATTTCGTCATCAGCCTGCCCATTGCGCGGTTCGGCAGGTATCTCGAAGAACGCTGGTCACCCAATGATTGA